Part of the Crossiella cryophila genome, GCCGGGCCACGTTGCGCCGGGCGTCGGCGCGCGCGGCGCCAGTGGAGAGCAGCTGCTCGACGGCGGACATGCCGGCAGTCTAGGGTCGAGCTAAACGGGTCACTGTGACCCGTTTATGAGGAGGACCCGATGATCGGAGTGGGCATCCTGGGCGCGAGCCCGGACCGGGGCTGGGCCGCCATGGCGCACCTCCCGGCGCTGGCCGCGCTGCCGGAGCAGTACCGGCTGGTCGCGGTGGGCACCAGCCGGGCGGAGAGCGCCCAGGAGGCGAAGCGGCGGTTCGGCGCGGCACACGCCTTCACCAACGCGCAGGAGCTGGCCGGTCATCCCGAGGTGGACCTGGTGGTGGTCACGGTGAAGGTGCCGGCGCACCGGGAGCTGGTGCTGGCCGCGCTGGCCGCGGGCAAGCACGTCTACTGCGAGTGGCCGCTGGGCCGCGACGCCGCGGAGGACGAGGAACTCGCCAAGGCCGCCGAGGCGGCCGGGGTGCGTGCGGTGATCGGCCTGCAGGGCCGGTTCAGCCCGGCGGTGGTGGCGGCGAAGAAGCTGATCGACGAGGGCCGGATCGGGCGGATCCGGACGGCCACCCTGCTCAGCGCGCGGGCCAGGGGCGGCGCGGGCGGTGTCCCGGCCTGGATGGCCTACACCTTCGAGAAGGCCAGCGGCGCCGGGCTGGTGGAGGTGCTCGGCGGGCACGCGGTGGACCTGTTGCGGCACCTGGCCGGGCCGATCCGCTCGTTCAGCACCCGCAGCACACTGCAGGTGACCGAGCAGGTGATCGCCGAGACCGGGGAGCGGATCACCCCGGACACCCCCGACCACCTGGCCGCGGTGGCCGAACTGGACGGCGGCGCGCTGGCCACCGTGCTGGTGCACGACAACGAGCAGTTCCGGCCCAGGGTGCACCTGGAGATCGCCGGGACCGAGGGCAGCCTGACCCTGGTCTCCGCGCCGGAGCCCCAGTCGCTGGCGATCCAGCCGCAGATCGCACGGCTGGAGCTGCGGGACACCCACGGCGAGCCGGTGCCGCTGCCGGGTTCGGCGCTGCCGGTGCCCGCGGTCAACGTGGCCGGGCTCTACCGGCAGCTCGCGGTGGACCTGCGCACCGGGTCCAGGGTGGTCCCGGACTTCCGGGACGCCCTGGACCTGCACGAACTCCTGGCTATGTGAGCAGAGCGTCCACGAAGGCGCCGGGGGCGAACGGGGCCAGGTCGTCCGGACCCTCGCCAAGGCCGACCAGCTTGACCGGGACACCCAGTTCACGCTGGACCTGGAAGACGATGCCGCCCTTGGCGGTGCCGTCCAGCTTGGTCAGCACGATGCCGGTCACCTCGACCACATCGGAGAACACCCTGGCCTGGGTGAGGCCGTTCTGACCGGTGGTGGCGTCCAGCACGAGCAGCACCTCGTCCACCTTGGCCTGCTTCTCCACCACCCGCTTGACCTTGCCCAGCTCGTCCATCAGGCCGGTCTTGGTGTGCAGGCGGCCCGCGGTGTCCACCAGGACCGCGTCCACGCCTGCCTCCACGCCGCGCTTGACCGCGTCGAAGGCCACGCTGGCCGGGTCGGCGCCTTCCTTGCCGCGCACGATCTCCGCGCCCGCGCGCTCGGCCCAGGTGGCCAGCTGTTCGGCGGCGGCGGCGCGGAAGGTGTCGGCCGCGCCCAGGATCACCGTGCGGCCATCGCCCACCAGCACCCTGGCCAGCTTGCCGGTGGTGGTGGTCTTGCCGGTGCCGTTGACGCCGGTGATCAGCAGCACCGCCGGGCGGCCGTCGTGCGGCAGCGCGCGCACCGAGCGGTCCATCTCCGGCTTGAGCGCGTCCACCAGCACCTCGCGCAGCACCGCGCGGGCCGCCTCCGGGGTGCGCACGCCGCGGGTGACGATCTCCTTGCGCAGCCGGTCGATGATCTCCGCGGTGGTGGCCGCGCCCAGGTCGGCCAGCAGCAGGGTGTCCTCGACCTCGGTCCAGGAGTCCTCGTCCAGATCGCCGGCGCCGAGCAGGCCGAGCAGGCCCTGACCGAACGCGGAACGGGACTTGACCAGCCGTCCGCGCAACCGCTCCAGGCGGCCCGCGGTGGGCGCGATCTCATCCGGCGCCGGACGCGACTCGGCGACCACGACCGGCTCGATCGGGGCAGGCGCCTCGGCCGCGGGCGGCAGCGGCACGTCCACGATGTCCCGGCGCGGGGTGTCCCTCGGCACCGCGGCGTCATCGCCCACCCCCGGCTGCCCGTCGACCTCGGTGCGCTCGGTCACCGGGTGTTCGGGTTCGACGGCCGGCGCGGTGGCGGTGTCCGTGCCGGGGGCGAAACTGATCTTGCTGTCCGCCTGGTAGGTCGACCGGGCCGGGACCGCGGGCTTGGCCTGCTCGGCGATGCTCACCCGGCGGCGCCTGGCCAGCACGATCCCGGTGACGAGCGCGACGAGCAGCACCGCGGCGACGGCTACGGCGATCCAGATCATTACTTCGGTGGACACGCCCCCATCCTCGCATCATGGGCGGTTCGGCCCTCGCCGGAGTCGGGTCTGGGACAGGATGTCGGCCATGCAGCCCGGTCCGCACCAGCACCAGCCCTACCAGCAGCCGCAGTACCCGCCGCCCGGCTACGGCTACGGGTATCCGCGACCGCCGAAGAAGAACAACGGGCCGGTGATCGCGCTCGTGGTCGGGCTCGCCGTGCTGCTCCTCGCCGGGATCGGCGTGGTCGTCTACCTCAACTCCGGCGGCACGACCGACTCCGCGGAGACCGGCGCCGAGGCCGGGCCGGGTCCGGCCGACAAGTACACCGACCTGCCGGAGTGCACCACGCTCAACGCGAAGCTGACCCTGTTCCCCACCCTGGAACCACGCAACGCGCAGAAGAAGAAGGACACCCAGGCATCCCGCGGCGACGGTGATCTGCAGACCGTGGTGGTCAAGTGCTACTGGGGCACCAAACAGCCCGAGGTGAACATGCGGGCCGAGATCACCCTGTTCGTCAGCGACGGCCAGCCAAAGCACAACGGCACCAAGGACGGCGCCGAGTACTGGCTGACCATCGACAAGTCCCCGGCGGACCGGCAGGACGGCGACACCGTGCTGTTCCCCAAGTCCACCGGCGGCAACGGCTGCTACGGCCGCTTCAGCGACGGCAACGTGCTGGTGACCCTGCAGCAGGAGGGTCCGGGCATCCCCGGCGGCGCCACGCACGGCCCGGAGATCGACCAGTGCCGGGACAACCTGCTGCCCAAGGGCAAGGAGATGGTGGCCGCGCTGAAGGGCTGATCTCGACTCGCTATCAACTGCGGCGGACACTTGCGTAAACTTCCGCCATGCAATAGACCCATCTTGTGAAATCTTGGCGAGTGCTCGGGCTGCTGTCCGGCACGTCGATGGATGGCATCGACGTGGCCGCGGCCGAGTTCCGCCTCGCCGCCGACGGCTGGCTCGAACTGCGGCCGCTGGGCTGCCTGGACGTGCCCTACCCCGCGGAGCTGCGCGCCGAACTGCTGGCCGCGCTGCCCCCCGCGGACTGTTCGGCCCGGCAGCTGTGCCGGCTGGACACGCTGGTCGGCCGGGCATTCGGGGTGGCCGCGCTGCGCGGGCTCACCGAACTCTGCGATGGGCAGGCCGATCTGATCGGCTCGCTCGGGCAGACGATCTACCACTGGGTGGAGGACGGCCGCTGCGAGGGCACCCTGCAGCTGGGCCAGCCCGCCTGGATCGCCGAGGCCACCGGACTGCCGGTGGTCGCCGACCTGCGGACCAGGGATGTGGCCGCCGGTGGGCACGGGGCACCGCTGGCCGGACTGTTCGACCAGCTCTGGCTGGGCCACGGGCGGGCGCGCACGGCCGCGCTCAACCTCGGTGGCATCGCCAACATCAGCGTGGTCGGTGGCGGTCTGCCGCCGCTGGCCTACGACACAGGTCCGGGCAACGCGCTGCTTGATTCGGCCGCCCGGCTGCTACCGGAACGTCGGGAGCGCGATGAGGGGGGCCGGCTCGCCGCCATCGGCTCCCCTCACCCGGACCTGTTGTCAGCCCTGCTGGCCGACCCGTACTACGAGCTGCCGCCGCCGAAGTCCACCGGCAAGGAATATTTCACCGCCGAGTACCTGCACGCCGCCCTGGCCCGCCTGGCCACCCCGCCCTCGATCCCGGACCTGCTGGCCACTTTGGTGGAGCTGACCGCCCGCACGGTCGCCCAGGAGTGTGATCGGCAAGAGGCCACCCGGGTGGTGGCTTCCGGAGGCGGGGTGCACAACGCCACGCTGATGGCCGCCCTGAGCAGGCATCTCGCCCCGGCCGAGCTGGTCACCAGCGCGGCCGAGGGACTGCCTGCCGACGGCAAGGAGGGCTACCTTGCGGCGTTGCTCGGCCTGCTCACCTTCTGCGGTCAGCCCGGCAACCTGCCGGCGGCCACAGGGGCGGTCGGCCCGCGCCCGCTGGGCAGCATCACCCCGGGCCGGACCGCGTTGCTACTGCCCGCACCATGGCCGCGACCACCGGTCGCGCTGCGCTGCGTGGCCACGGGGGCTGACCGGGGGCACACAACTGGGGAGCCGGTGCGAACCGGCGGTTAGAGCAGGAGGTGGGACGTGCGCAGTCTCGACCTGGCCATCATCGCGGTGTTCCTGGTGGGCATGCCGCTGCTGGGGATCTGGATCGGCGGCAGACAGAAATCGGCCAGCGACTACTTCGTCGGCGAGGGCAAGATCTCCTGGTGGGTGGTCTGCCTGTCGGTGGTCTCCGCGGAGACCTCGACGCTGACCGTGCTCAGCGTGCCGACGGTGGCCTACCTGGCCACCCCCGGCGCGGGCGGGATGACCTTCCTGTCGCTGGCCATCGGCTACCTGCTGGGCCGGATCGTGGTCTCCTTCGTGCTGCTGCCCAAGTACGTGGCCGGTGACCTGGTCACCGCCTACGCCTTCCTGGGCAAGCGGTTCGGCGACGGGCTGCGCACCACCGCCTCGGTGACCTTCCTGTTCACCCGGCTGCTGGCCGACGGGCTGCGGTTGTTCGCCACCGCGATCCCGGTCAAGGTGGTGCTGGCCGCCTACGGCGTGGCGGCGAACTACTGGACGATCGTGTTCGTCCTTGGCATCGCGATGGTGGTCTACAGCTTCTTCGGCGGGGTGCGGGCGGTGGTCTGGGTCGATGCGATCCAGATGGTCTGGTACCTGCTCGGCGCGGCCGTGGTGATCTGGGTGCTGGCCGACCGGCTGCCCGGCGACTGGCTGGGCAAGGCCTTCGACGCCAACAAGTTCCAGGTCTTCGACCTCACCTCGGACCCGCGGTACAGCCAGTACGCGTTGCTGGCCGCGGTGGTGGGTGGCGCGGTGCTGTCCATGGCCTCGCACGGCGCGGACCAGCTCATCGTGCAGCGGCTGATGGCCACCAAGGACGTGCGGGCGAGCCAGAAGGCGCTGATCGCCAGCGGTGTGGTGGTCTTCGTGCAGTTCGCGTTGTTCCTGTTCATCGGCGTGATGCTGTGGGCCTTCTACAACGCGGCCAAGCCCGTGCAGGACCTGGGCCTGAACAACAACGACGAGTTGTTCGCCAACTTCATCGTCACCGAACTGCCCAGTGGCCTCTCCGGCTTCGTGATCGCGGGCATCCTGGCCGCGGCGCTGAGTTCCTCGCTCGGCGCGCTGGCCTCCTCCACGGTCACCGACGTCTACCAGCGGGTGGTCAAACGCCCGCTGTCGGACGCCGACCTGCTCCGGCAGGGCCGGATCTGGACGGTGATCTGGGCCGGGCTGCTGATCGTGTTCGCCGGGTTGTTCGCGCAGTACGGCTCGCGCGGCGACACCCTGGTGGAACAGGGTTTGTCGATCACCGGTTACACCTATGGCGCATTGCTCGGCGCGTTCCTGCTCGGGTTGATCGTGAAACGGGCCCGGCAGTCCGACGCGATCATCGCTTTCCTGGTGACGGTGGTGACGATGGCCGCGATCATCCTGCCGCCGGTGCTCAGCGGGACGAAGGGGCTGGCGTTTCCCTGGTATCCGCCGCTGGGCGTGGCGATCACTTTGATCGTGGGCGGGTTGTTGTCGCTGCGGCATCGCGGTAGCCCGCCGCCGGTGGAGGAACCGGCGAGCGAGGCGAAGGCCGCCTGAGACGAACGAAAAGGCCCCGGTTTCCAGTGACGGAAACCGGGGCCTTTTTCAGCTAAGAGTTACCGCACGTTCACGATCACTTCTTGTTCGCGGTGAGGCAGAGCACGGTGCCGGTGGCGCCGCTCCGGCCTTCCGGAACCCAGATCGCGTCCGTGGTGTCCGCGTGCGGCTCGCACAGCTCGATCTTGAAGTCGGCTTCCTTCTTGTCCTCGTACTTGCCGACGACCTTGTACTGCGCGTCCGCGTTGCCGCAGTCGACCTTGTTGGCCGAGTTGACCTTCTCGCCCTCGACCTTGGCCGCGATGCACTCGCCGACCTTGGCGCTCTGGGCGGAGTTCATGTAGCGGTAGACCGCGAAGCCACCAGCGACCAGGACCACGAGCAGGATGCCGAGGACCTTCGGCAGCACGCTCTTCTTCTTCTTGGGCGCGGCGGGCTGCTCGCCGGCCGGCTGAATCGGCTGGTCCTGCGGGGCGTTGGCCTGTGGGTTCGTCATCCCCAGTGTCTCCTTGTTGAAGTTCGCCCACATGGGCGACGCGCAATGGTGACATGCTGTCACCTAAGGCACAAATCGAACGCTAATGTGTTACCGGCTCGAGACACAGCACTCGGCCTTTGCCGCCCTTTTTGCCTTCCCAGTAGACCGACTTCGCGGTCGGGAAGGGTTCGCAGACGTTGCTCAGGCCGAGTTGGACGGTGAACTCGCTCTGGTCCTCGACGATGCCGGCGACCTTGAAACTCGCCTCCGGCTTCGTGCAGTCGGCGCGCTTGTAGGAGTCGGCCTTGCCGGACTGGCCCTGCAGGCATTCGCCGACGGCCGCGTCCTTGGCGTTGGTGTAGCTCGCGTAGATCCCGAATCCGGCCGCGATCGCGACGAAGATCCCGTAACCGATGAGCTTCCTGGCCCAGCCGGGCAGGCCGGATCGTGGTGCGGTGGTCATCCCCAGTGTCTCCGATACATCCATTAGCCCAATCGGGCTACATGAACCGGCGACAGTGTGCCACAGGACCTGGCCTGACCTGCTGTGTTCTGAAACTCAGCCGGAATCGGTAACGACGCGGGCCGCGGCCAGCCCGCCCAGGCCACTGACCCCGCCGCCGCGTCTGCTGCCCGCGCCGGCCAGCAGCACCCGGCGCAGGCCGGGCACTGCCACGCCCCAGCGCTGGGCCGGGGTGTCGGCTGGTTCCTCCTCGGCCAGCCAGGGCCAGCTCAGGTCGCCGTGGAAGATGTGCCCGCCGGGCATGCCGAGGTCCCGTTCCAGGTCGACGGGGGTGGATGCCTGGACGCAGGGGTTGCCGTCGGCGTCGGTGGCGAGCACGTCGGAGAGCGGTTCGGCCAGGTGGTGCTGGAGGGCGGCGAGGGCGGCCGCGGTGGCTTCCTCGCGGCGGTTGTGCTCGCGGAAGAGGCGGGCGGGCGCGTGCAGGCCGAACAGGGTGAGCGTGTGGTAGCCCTCGGCGGCGAGCGGGCCGAGGATGGACGGGTCGGTCAGCGAGTGGCAGTAGACCTCGCAGGGCAGTGGGTTGGGCAGTTTCCCTTGGGTAGCAAGGGCATGGGCTGATTCCAGCTCGGCGTAGGACTCGCCGAGGTGCAGCGTCCCGGCGAATGCCTGGCGCGGGTCGGCGCCGCTGCGCAGCCGGGGCAGCCTGCGCAGCAACAGGTTCACCTTGAGCTGGCTGCCCTCGGGGTCGGTGGCCGGGCGGCCGAGCAGGCGATCGAGCACGGCGGGGGCGACCGCGGCGAGCAGGTGGTCGGCACTGAACTCGCGGCCGTCCACTGTGGACACCTCGACCCGGTTCCCGTTCTCCCGCACCGAGTCCACCGGGGTGTCGGTGTGGATCTCGACGCCGGCGGCCTGGGCGGCGGCGGTGAGGGCGTCGGCCAGCGCGCCCATGCCGCCGACCGGGACCCGCCACTCCCCCGAGCTGTTGCCCGCCACGTGGTAGAGGAAGCAGCGGTTCTGCGCCAGGCCGGGGTCGGACAGCGAGGTGTCGATGCCGATCAGGCCGTCGGTGGCGACCACGCCGCGGACCAGGTCGTCGGCGAACTCGCGTTCCAGGACCTCGGACAGTGGCCGTTCGACCAGGTCGTCCCAGGTGTCGGCGCCAGCGAGCGCGGTCACCCGGTCGCGGACCTCGGCCCGCCGGGACAGCGGGCCGTCCAGGGCCGGGCCGACCGCCTTGGCGAAGGCGTCCACCCGGCGGTAGAAGCGCTGCCAGGCGGTCCAGGCCGCCGGGGAGCCGGTGACCTCGGCGAAGGACGCTTCGGTGGCGGGGCCCGGTTCGCGTTCGACCAGCAGGCCGAGGTCGCGGCCGCCGCGGCGCAGCGGGGTGTAGGAGGACACCGCGCGGGAGCGCAGTTCCAGCGGCAGCCGCAGTTCGGCGGCCAGTGCGTCCGGCAGCAGGCTGACCAGGTAGGAGTACTGGGACAGCCGCGCGGGCTGACCTGGGAAGACCTGTTTGCCGATGGACGCGCCGCCGAGGTGCCCTGCCCGTTCCAGCAGGCGTACCGAGCGCCCGGCTCTGGCCAGCAGCACCGCCGCGACGAGCCCGTTGTGCCCGCCGCCGACCACGATCACCTCGCTGTGTCCGTTCATGACAGCGATCGTGGCCGAGCGGGCGGGCTCAGCGATAGCGGCGATGGATCAGATCAGGAACAGCGGGAACAGCGCGAGCAGGAAGATCACGGCCATGATGGCGATCATCGGGATCAGCGCGGGGGTGGGCTGCGGCACCGGGCCGATGGCGCCACCGGCGAACATGAACGCGGGCGCGCGGTAGAACACCGGCACGTTCTGGCCCTCGGCGATCGGGATCATCGCCTCGGCCGGGCCGGCGTCCATGAAGATGTAGTGGAAGTGCACCCGCACGTGGTACTGGCCGGGCGGCAGGTCGATCGGGGTCTGGCCCCACTCGATCGGGCCTGGCCTGCCGTTGATGGTCAGCGTGGGCTTGAACCAGTTGAGGATGAAGGCCAGCGGCATGAACGAGGTGTCCAGCACCAGCCTGCCGTGACCGGGCTGGGTCGGCGGGAACTGCTGCTGCGGCTGCTGGCCCGGGTAACCGCCGGGGCCACCGGGACCGCCGGGGTAGGCGCCGGGCGGGGGCTGCTGCGCCGGGAAGCCACCGCTGTGCGGGGCCTGGTACGGCTGGGTCGGCTGCGGGCCGCCGGGGTACGGCTGCTGCTGACCCGGGTAACCCGGCTGCGGCTGACCCGGATAAGGCTGCTGCTGGCCGGGAAACGGCTGGCCAGGCTGCTGCCCGGGGAAGGGCTGCTGCCCAGGCTGATAGGGCTGCTGGCCGTAGGGCTGGTTCACGAGAGTGCTCTCCCCCGAGTGGGTGCGGTTCCGGATGCGCGTGACCTTAGAGGGTCAGGAGGCCGGAACCGGTTCCGGCTCAGGCGCGTTTTCCGGATCGTTTTTGGGCACGTGCTGGTGCTCGGGCGCGGGCGCGGCGGTGTCCACCCCGCGCATGCGCTGCGAGATGACCTGGCTGATGCCGTCGCCGCGCATGCTGACCCCGTAGAGCGCGTCCGCGATCTCCATGGTCGGCTTCTGGTGGGTGATCACGATGAGCTGCGACTTCTCCCGCAGCTGGGCGAAGAGCGTGATCAGCCTGCGCAGGTTGGTGTCGTCCAGCGCGGCCTCGACCTCGTCCATGATGTAGAACGGCGAGGGCCGGGCGCGGAAGATCGCCACCAGCATGGCCACCGCGGTCAGCGACTTCTCGCCACCGGAGAGCAGGGACAGCCGCTTGACCTTCTTGCCGGGCGGCCGGGCCTCGACCTCCACACCGGTGGTGAGCAGGTCCTCCGGGTCGGTGAGCAGCAGTTTGCCCTCGCCGCCGGGGAAGAGCGTCTGGAAGACCTGGACGAACTCCCTGGCCACGTCCTCGTAGGCGTCGGCGAACAGGGCCAGGATCCGCTCGTCGACTTCCTTGATCGTGTTGAACAGGTCGCGCCGGGCCGCCTTGAGGTCCTCCAGCTGGGTGGAGAGGAACTTGTAGCGTTCCTCCAGCGCGGCGAACTCCTCCAGCGCGAGCGGGTTGACCTTGCCGAGCAGGGCGAGGTCGCGTTCGGCGCGCTTGGCCCGGCGTTCCTGGGTGGGCCGGTCGTACGGCATCGGCTGCGGCGCGCTGACTTCCTCGCCGCGTTCCTTGGCCGCCTCGTACTCGCTGATCTCCAGCGCGGTGGGCGGGATGAAGGCCATCGGCCCGTACTCGCCGACCAGGTCGTCCAGGCCGATGCCGAAGTCGTCGGCGATCTTGGTTTCCAGCGTTTCGATGCGCAGCCGCTGCTCGGCGCGCAGCACCTCGTCCCGGTGCACCGCGTCGGTGAGTTTCTCCAGCTCGGTGCCGAGTTCGCGGACCCGGTTGCGCACCTTGCCGAGCTGGCCCTCGTGCTCGGCCTTGCGCACCTGGGCGGCGTCGCGTTCGGCGGCGGCGCGGGTCAGCGACAGCGCGATCCGGGCCAGTGCGGTCTCACCGGCGGAGACGACCGCGTTGGCCACGGTGGCACCGCGGGTGCGGGCGGCGCGGGCGCGTTCGGCGCGTTCCCTGGCCTCGCGTTCGGCGCGGGCGGCGCGGCGCAGCGAGTCGGCCCGGCCGATCAGGGCGCGGGCGCGTTCCTCGGAGGTGCGCTGGACCAGCCGCGCCTCCATCTCCTCCTGCCGGGCACTGGCCAGGCTGGCGGCGATGTCGTCGCGGGCGCTGGTGTCCGGCTCGTCGTCGGTCTCCTGCTCGCCCTCGACTTCCAGCAGCCGTTCTTCCAGCTCGGTGAGCCGGGTGAGGTTCTCCTCGCGGGAGTTCTCCACCTTGGTGCGCTGGCCTTCGAGGCGTTCGGCCTCGGCGAGCGCGGAGCGGGCGGCCTGGCCGAGCCGGGCCAGCCGTTCGGAGCTGCGGGCGCGCTGCACGCGGGCGTCGTTGACGGCTTCCTGGGCCAGGCCGACCTCGTCCCGGCGGGCACGTTCCTCGGCGCGGGCGCCTTCCAGCGCGGCTCCGGCTGCTTCCAGGCGGTGTTCGGCCTCGGCGAGCTGGTCGCGGGCCTCGTCAACGGCGGCCTGGACCTCGATCACGCTCTGGCTGCGGCCGGAGCCGCCGACGGCCCAGTCCGCGCCGAGCACGTCGCCGCCGGTGGTGGCCACCCGGACCTCGGGGTGCGCGGTGACCAGCGCACCGGCCGCGGCCAGGTCCTCGACCACGGCCATCCGGTCCAGCGCGCGGCAGAGCGCGGGGCGCAGCTGTTGCGGCACGTGCACCAGGTCGACGGCCCAGCGCGCGCCGGGCGGCAGCTGCGGCCAGCCCGCGCGGTCGGGCATGACCTGGTTGGCGCCGACGAGCAGGCCGGCCCGGCCGGAGTCGGAGGTCTTGAGCAGTTCCAGCGCGGTGAGCGCGTCGCTGGTGCCTGCCAGCGCGACCGCGTCGGCGACCGGGCCAAGGGCGGCGGCCATGGCCACCTCGGCGCCGGGTTCCACGGTCATCAGCGCGGCCACCGAGCCGAGCAGTCCCGGCAGCCTCGATCCGGCGGCGAGCAGCGCGCCCGCGCCGTCCTTGCGGGTCAGGCCAAGGGAGAGTGCGTCGACGCGGGCCTTCCAGGAGGCGATCTCGCGTTCGGCCTTGCGTTCGGCGGCGACCAGTTCGTCCACCCTGGCGCGGGCCTGCTTGTGCGCGGCCTGGGTGGATTGCTGGCGTTCGCCGATGCCGGTGTCGTCGTCCTCCTCGATCCCGCTGGCGGCCTTGGCCTCCTCGACCTCGATCTGGGCCAGTTCGGCGCGTTCGCGGGATTCGGCCAGTGCGACGGAGAGCCGTTCGATCTCCTCGGCGGTGGCGCCGGTCTTGCTGCGCAGTGCCTCGACCTGACCGGCCAGCCTGGCCAGGCCCTCGCGGCGGTCGGCGATGGCCCGGATAGCGGCCAGGTGCGCGCGTTCGGCGTTCTTCAGCGCCTGCTCGAACTCGGTGCGGGTGGCCTGGGCGACGGTGAGCGCCTCGGTGGCCATCTCGGCGGCTTCCTGGAGTTCGGCCTCCTGCAGCGCGACCTCCTCGGCCTCGCGTTCCAGGTCGTCGGGGTCGCGGCCACCGCGGTTGGCCTCCACCGGGGCGGAGAGGTGCCGGGCGCGTTCGGCGGCCAGCCGGACCGTGCCGCGCAGCCGTTCCTCCAGCGCGGACAGGCGGTACCAGGTCTCCTGGGCATTGGCCAGCATCGGCGCCTCGATCGCCAGGCGCTCCTCCAGCTCACCCTGTTCGGCCTGGGCGACCTGGAGCATCTGCTCGACCTCGGCCCGCCTGCGGCGCGCGGTGGCCTCGTCGGCCTCTTCCCTGGCCAGGTCGGTGCGCTGGGTGACGAGTTCGTCGGCGTAGAGCCGCAGCCGGGCATCGCGCAGGTCGGCCTGCACGGTCTGCGCCTTGCGCGCGATCTCGGCCTGCTTGCCGAGTGGTTTGAGCTGGCGGCGCAGTTCGGCGGTGAGGTCGGTGAGCCGGGTGAGGTTGGCCTGCATCGCGTCGAGCTTGCGAATGGCCTTCTCTTTGCGCTTGCGGTGCTTGAGCACCCCGGCGGCTTCCTCGATGAACGCGCGGCGTTCCTCTGGGCGGGACTGCAGGATCTGGCCGAGCATGCCCTGCCCGACGATGACGTGCATCTCCCGGCCGATGCCGGAGTCCGACAGCAGTTCCTGGATGTCGAGCAGGCGGCACTGGCTGCCGTTGATCTCGTATTCGCTCGAGCCCTCGCGGAACATCCGGCGGGTGATGCTGACCTCGGTGTACTCGATCGGCAGCGCGCCGTCGGAGTTGTCGATGGTCAGGGTCACCTCGGCCCGGCCGAGCGGCGGCCGCCCGGAGGTGCCGGCGAAGATGACGTCCTCCATCTTGCCGCCACGCAGGGCTTTCGCCCCCTGCTCCCCCATCACCCAGGCCAGCGCGTCCAGCACGTTGGACTTGCCGGAGCCGTTCGGGCCGACAACGCAGGTGATACCCGGCTCGAAGCGCAGCGTGGTGGCCGAGGCGAAGGACTTGAAGCCCTTCAGCGTCAGGCTCTTGAGGTGCACGTGCGCCCGCTCCTTCCCGCGCTCACCGGTCGGGGTGTCCGGGAGAGGGTACCCACGTCCACCGTTCGAGCGTCGG contains:
- a CDS encoding Gfo/Idh/MocA family protein, whose translation is MIGVGILGASPDRGWAAMAHLPALAALPEQYRLVAVGTSRAESAQEAKRRFGAAHAFTNAQELAGHPEVDLVVVTVKVPAHRELVLAALAAGKHVYCEWPLGRDAAEDEELAKAAEAAGVRAVIGLQGRFSPAVVAAKKLIDEGRIGRIRTATLLSARARGGAGGVPAWMAYTFEKASGAGLVEVLGGHAVDLLRHLAGPIRSFSTRSTLQVTEQVIAETGERITPDTPDHLAAVAELDGGALATVLVHDNEQFRPRVHLEIAGTEGSLTLVSAPEPQSLAIQPQIARLELRDTHGEPVPLPGSALPVPAVNVAGLYRQLAVDLRTGSRVVPDFRDALDLHELLAM
- a CDS encoding LppU/SCO3897 family protein, producing MTNPQANAPQDQPIQPAGEQPAAPKKKKSVLPKVLGILLVVLVAGGFAVYRYMNSAQSAKVGECIAAKVEGEKVNSANKVDCGNADAQYKVVGKYEDKKEADFKIELCEPHADTTDAIWVPEGRSGATGTVLCLTANKK
- a CDS encoding sodium:solute symporter, which codes for MRSLDLAIIAVFLVGMPLLGIWIGGRQKSASDYFVGEGKISWWVVCLSVVSAETSTLTVLSVPTVAYLATPGAGGMTFLSLAIGYLLGRIVVSFVLLPKYVAGDLVTAYAFLGKRFGDGLRTTASVTFLFTRLLADGLRLFATAIPVKVVLAAYGVAANYWTIVFVLGIAMVVYSFFGGVRAVVWVDAIQMVWYLLGAAVVIWVLADRLPGDWLGKAFDANKFQVFDLTSDPRYSQYALLAAVVGGAVLSMASHGADQLIVQRLMATKDVRASQKALIASGVVVFVQFALFLFIGVMLWAFYNAAKPVQDLGLNNNDELFANFIVTELPSGLSGFVIAGILAAALSSSLGALASSTVTDVYQRVVKRPLSDADLLRQGRIWTVIWAGLLIVFAGLFAQYGSRGDTLVEQGLSITGYTYGALLGAFLLGLIVKRARQSDAIIAFLVTVVTMAAIILPPVLSGTKGLAFPWYPPLGVAITLIVGGLLSLRHRGSPPPVEEPASEAKAA
- a CDS encoding LppU/SCO3897 family protein gives rise to the protein MTTAPRSGLPGWARKLIGYGIFVAIAAGFGIYASYTNAKDAAVGECLQGQSGKADSYKRADCTKPEASFKVAGIVEDQSEFTVQLGLSNVCEPFPTAKSVYWEGKKGGKGRVLCLEPVTH
- a CDS encoding anhydro-N-acetylmuramic acid kinase, with protein sequence MDGIDVAAAEFRLAADGWLELRPLGCLDVPYPAELRAELLAALPPADCSARQLCRLDTLVGRAFGVAALRGLTELCDGQADLIGSLGQTIYHWVEDGRCEGTLQLGQPAWIAEATGLPVVADLRTRDVAAGGHGAPLAGLFDQLWLGHGRARTAALNLGGIANISVVGGGLPPLAYDTGPGNALLDSAARLLPERRERDEGGRLAAIGSPHPDLLSALLADPYYELPPPKSTGKEYFTAEYLHAALARLATPPSIPDLLATLVELTARTVAQECDRQEATRVVASGGGVHNATLMAALSRHLAPAELVTSAAEGLPADGKEGYLAALLGLLTFCGQPGNLPAATGAVGPRPLGSITPGRTALLLPAPWPRPPVALRCVATGADRGHTTGEPVRTGG
- a CDS encoding phytoene desaturase family protein; amino-acid sequence: MNGHSEVIVVGGGHNGLVAAVLLARAGRSVRLLERAGHLGGASIGKQVFPGQPARLSQYSYLVSLLPDALAAELRLPLELRSRAVSSYTPLRRGGRDLGLLVEREPGPATEASFAEVTGSPAAWTAWQRFYRRVDAFAKAVGPALDGPLSRRAEVRDRVTALAGADTWDDLVERPLSEVLEREFADDLVRGVVATDGLIGIDTSLSDPGLAQNRCFLYHVAGNSSGEWRVPVGGMGALADALTAAAQAAGVEIHTDTPVDSVRENGNRVEVSTVDGREFSADHLLAAVAPAVLDRLLGRPATDPEGSQLKVNLLLRRLPRLRSGADPRQAFAGTLHLGESYAELESAHALATQGKLPNPLPCEVYCHSLTDPSILGPLAAEGYHTLTLFGLHAPARLFREHNRREEATAAALAALQHHLAEPLSDVLATDADGNPCVQASTPVDLERDLGMPGGHIFHGDLSWPWLAEEEPADTPAQRWGVAVPGLRRVLLAGAGSRRGGGVSGLGGLAAARVVTDSG
- the ftsY gene encoding signal recognition particle-docking protein FtsY is translated as MSTEVMIWIAVAVAAVLLVALVTGIVLARRRRVSIAEQAKPAVPARSTYQADSKISFAPGTDTATAPAVEPEHPVTERTEVDGQPGVGDDAAVPRDTPRRDIVDVPLPPAAEAPAPIEPVVVAESRPAPDEIAPTAGRLERLRGRLVKSRSAFGQGLLGLLGAGDLDEDSWTEVEDTLLLADLGAATTAEIIDRLRKEIVTRGVRTPEAARAVLREVLVDALKPEMDRSVRALPHDGRPAVLLITGVNGTGKTTTTGKLARVLVGDGRTVILGAADTFRAAAAEQLATWAERAGAEIVRGKEGADPASVAFDAVKRGVEAGVDAVLVDTAGRLHTKTGLMDELGKVKRVVEKQAKVDEVLLVLDATTGQNGLTQARVFSDVVEVTGIVLTKLDGTAKGGIVFQVQRELGVPVKLVGLGEGPDDLAPFAPGAFVDALLT